CTTCAGATAATTAAAACTGGTTCAGAGATAACTGAGTTAATAGGCTTTGAGAACATAGTTAATTAACCTTAAAAGATCGTTACTAGGCCTTAAAATATAGTTAgtaggccttgaaagataacTAATGGCGTTTTAGTCTGGTGCGTATGTGCAGATGGACAAGTTGATGGCTGTGCTAATCACAGAGTGAGATGGGAGAGACAGGCATCTTGCTTGGACAAATAGATCCAGAATGGATTTCACTGAGCGCTTCAGTATTCAGCTTCTCTGCAAGAGGACTGTTCGGTACCTATCAACACACCAGCTTCTCGACCATACCCCCTTTTACCATTTCCCCTCTAAGGATGGGTGCTCCTTCAACTGGTGTATCCATCCCTGAACACCTTTCATCAGCAGTGGAATATCTCCATTTCTTGTGCCACTCTCGAAAAAGGTGTCCATCCGGTATCCATACCGATCAATCTCAGTCCTAGCAGTCTCAAAAGCAGCGAGCCCTGCCTGACCCAGGAGTAGCCAAGCGATGCACTCACCCGGCCCCCACAACTGCCCCTCCCCGGGACTTTTCCCGGCACCTTCCCTGGTCTGGCCGCTGTTCTTGACCCGGCCCCTATCGCCCCTCCGGTTGCCCTGGCTCTCGCCCTGCCCTGCCTTCGCTGCTGTAAGTAACGATATTTTGTTTCATCTACCCGCAGAGTCAAAGTCCTACCCTCTGGTTTTTAAAAGGTATCTCGCTAGCGTCGTCACCTTCTTCGCAAGTTATAACGTTTATTGATTTTTTGAGCTGTGTTATTAAGTTTTATTTAGAATCTAATATCTTTTAGAACTGTCTTGGTGGTATTTTGTTGGGCGCTTGCGCTTTGGCTTTTTCTTGTGTTAAGGTTTTTGGGTTTTCTGGGTCggttcccgggcccgaatCCGCAGCCTGGGCAGCAGTTGGATGCTTTCATCTGGGCTAAAGCACCAGGATACTCGGATGGAACAGCAGTTCTCCAATTGATGTATATCAAAAGTACTGCGGGGGAGTCGATGCTCACGAGCCATCTCCAGAAAGAGGAGAGTAGTTTCAGGAGTATTTTGAAACACTGGTTCGGGAGGCTTCTCCAGAGATCAAGGTCCAGCCATGGAAATGATGGTAGGACACCGTAATTCTGCTGTGTTGTCTGTAGTTaacggttgctgctgtttcGAATTGCGCTTCAGAATGATGAAAAAGTATCAGGTATCTAGTTTACATTTGTTGTCTACCCTTCCTGCCATCCGAATCCTCTTTGTCCAATACAGCCTCTTCGTCTGGAGGATTCTTCGAGTTCTTTGCTGGCAAATCGTCTCTTCCAATCATCCACCCACCtgaccaaccaacccatccagtTTCTTTCGGGCCTCGGGCAAGGCACACCAGAATGGCGAACACCAATAGCCCAACTGTGCGCTTTCAAATCAGTACCGCTCTCTCAACGCTTTTGTGATGAGGAAAAGGGAGGAACTCACTGCTGCAACTTCCACTCCAAGTCCAACCACCCTGCGCAAAAAGACGATTACCCACTGCTGTTCCCGTCAGCTGCCCAGAAAACGCCGCAACCATGTATGCCGTATTCACACGATTCTGTGCGTCTGGTCTCAGACTGTATATCGCCGCCCTGTTCCCAATTTGCGTAAACTGACTCCCCAGATCGATTGTTATTGCCTGAATCACCGGTCCTGCCACCGTAAACCCTCCGGTAAAAGTACCCACGATCACCCCAGCCAGCTCTAACCCAAGCCCCATCAGAGCTGATACCAACGGCATTACCTTATCTATGACGAACCGCGAGTAAACAGGCGCCAACAagataaccaccaccccaatcAACCCAAACAGTCCAATAACCATCGAGCTGTACTCATACGGCGGCCGGCTGAGCAGGAAGCTTAGAGTTGTCCAGTAGCTCGTAAAGACGGCACTGAGACAAAAAGCCACAATGCTCGCTTGGCAAAGCAACGGCtccgtcaccatcaacaccacaatcCCCCACAGCAACTTCCCATACCCCGTCACCCCCTTCAACGCAGTCGGGTTCTTGGAAGGGTAATCCGGCATCCAGAAATACAACCCCATCCAAACAACAAACtgaacccccaacccaaaccagtATATCCCCCTCCACTCGGTATAATTCGCCATCACCCCGCCCAATATCCtcgccaccaacacccccagccccaagcCAGAAACTACAACCGCCAGGCaactcgccctcctctccttcggCGCCAGATCCCCCACCAAAGGCAGCATCAGCTGCGGCGTAACAGTCGTCGCCCCGCAGATATAGCTCACGACAATAAAAACCGTAAAAGATTGCGTCGTACACAGGATAATCCACAGCAGCGCCGTCAACAAAACCAAGCAGAGGATAAACGGCCTCCGGGGGAAGACATCCCCCAGCGGACAAATCAGCAACAGCCCACTCGCATACCCAGCCTGCATGAGCGTTGCAACCACAGACGCCCTCTCAAACGAGACGGAAAACGACTCCGCGATCCGGTTGAGGATGGCCTGGTTGTAGTACAGATTCGAGACGGTGAAGCAGGCGGCCTagacgaaaaaaaaaaaaaaaaaaagtcagcaaggtgggtggagggatgACAACATAGCGATCAATTGAAGGGCAACTCACAAATCCAAACAGCAAATTGATCCAAACCGTAAACCTCGGCGGATTCCTCTCATCCCACCTCGTACGCGGCGGCTGCCACAAAAGAAGCCTTTTCCACTTTTCTTGGCCTACCCCTCGTTCCACCCCTAGATCAACTTCTTCCAAACCATCATCGTTctcgctggtggtgctgctgttcccATTCTCAAGTTTCTTCTCTCCTGTcgtcggcggtggcggcggcggtggtggtggtggtggtggtggtggtgttgacgacGGCAATGGTGGTGACTCCAGCGCaggcttcatcatcaactcatCCCGAGACATGGTTGTCTCACCTCAGACATGCAGGTCATCATAGGAAGTGAAGAACATGAATTTCACCGGTTTTTGTTCTGGGTCATGCTCCTTACCCATTGACCTGCTGTTGTGTTTGCGGTCGGGACGGTTCCGAAAACGGCGGGCGGGCTTGGCGCGTCACTACTGCAGGGAGAACGGGCGTGAAGGCGGGTAATGACATCGTCAACCGGCCTGTTGCATTCCCGCATATCGTCATCCGGTTGGGTCGGTACTTGCGGCATCAGAGCTGGACAAGCCTGTGTAAAGCGGGCAACCACAATATAAACACCAAGCATTGATCATCATCACGTTCCTACCAGCGCGAAAAATAAAGCATGTCAAACATGTCACGGTACATAGTCTGGTCATTCTTGCTGCTCTAGATTGGCTTCAATGACGCCATTTCTCCGTCAAGTTTCGCTCTTTGGATTTACACTGCGTGGGCCAGTGTTCacagagggttggggttggtgggtgtaAGTAACGACTAGGATTATTATTGATGTCTGCTGCCGACCAACAACTCTATCAAACACCCAAACCCGATTCCATCATGACTTGTTCAGCTAATCACCGAGCACAAATTTCCCCAAGAGCTTCCAAGTGCCGAGGCGCTGCGAACCGAGTTTGCCAGCTTGACACCAATCCTGTGCAGCATCCAGGCATGACCTGTGCTTCCCAGAACATTGCTCTTGCATGAGCTAGCATCGGGAAATACCTTACTGCAGACGCCCCGTAATCTCTCCTTGCACTCAGGTCCATCGGCGCACGCAATTCTGTCGTATTCTCCAGCGACGATGCATGCCTGGCCCTTGAAGCTGAAGGCTGAACCGAGCCATTCGCTCGAAAGGTAAGATCCGCTCCAGCAGGCTTCGCCGCCAGTAATGGTATCTTGACTGAGAAAGTCCAGTACAGCCAAGTCGTCATCGTAGATGCCCCCGTACAGAATGTTCCTTCGGTCAAGGAAAGAAGTCACTGCCCCAGTAAAGTAGCCTAGCGGCTGGTCCTGGTATTTCGGATCTGTAGAGTGTGCTGGCGCAAACATCCATTCACTCGGGCGGGGCGTCATCTTTGAGCCCGTGGGGAGTCCGGTTCCAACAAATGCATCGACGTCATTGGGAAAATCCTCGATGAGATAACTGCCTAGCTGGGCACCAAAGCCATGTCCAACATATGTTACGTTCTTGAAGGCCATCCAGAGGCCATGCTGGTTTGTGCGCAGTCGGACAGCGAGCTCATGCAAGACCTCGACGTGGAACGGGGGTTGGAGTACCTGCCAAGGGTCTGTCGACATGGTTAGTAAAACAACGTGGAATAAGAGCATAACAAAAAGGAGGATGTCATAGGTACCGGGGTATGTCGGGCCATGGCTGTCTCCATGACCCCAAAGGTCAATGGCTAGGGTGTAGGAACCACCGAGACCAGACGCCAGGGCATCTGCCAAACTGTACTCTAGTATACCGAGCCCATGCCACATAGATTTGTCGTATGTCGCGTCGTGGACCATTAGATGAATGCGGCGATCTTGCGCGGCGACTGGCCTTTCTGGTCGGCAAAGGATGCCGTGGATGGTAACGTTCCTCTCCACAATGAGTTTCGTGGTATTGTCATCAGGATCCTCGTACATCTGAGGGTCAAggcaagaggagaagaattTGGTCACGTCTTTTGGAGAATTGAAGTCGACATTTCTCCTTGTTCGTCGGAAGTCGACGTTGTCAGCTGAGATGTTTCCGAGTGGTATCTGAACATAACGGCAATTGGGCGCGAGAACGGGCGGGACTCTTGAAGTGGTTTTCCTGAGCTCAGTGTTCTTGGCTGTGCTTGGGAGAGCGAAGAATAGGGCCCCGAAAAGCAGCGCGATGCGGCAGGtcatgatgggggtgagcggaggaggagtgaaGAAGCGGTGCTGTAACAATACTTTTCAGAAAGGGCAGTGGGAAGATGGTCGACCAAAAATGTGAGTTGCGTCGAAgtggaagatggggagagAGTGAAGAGTCGAGGAgaatagagagagagagacgatGGATAATGCTGTTATTCAAGCGTGGTGGGCGACCACTTCTTTTAGCAGGAAGGTGCCGACAAGATGACGGGATGCCATCGAACGATGGCTCGTCACTTTGAAGGGactccttcccatccaaaGCCAGATGGTCCTTCTGAACAGGCCATTCAGTGAAGTTTCACCAGGCAGTGGCCGGAAGGTCGATATTCACCGGTTCCGACTTATCGGCACTCTCCCGTCGTGGATCGGAAGGTACCATCAGTTGGACAAGTCAACTGGCAGTGGCAAGCATAAAAGGCAAAGTTGTTGATGCTCATGGTTACTTTATACACCACATAAGTCCCAATCAGTTAAACAGACCCCCTattcccctccaacacccccaacctctcatccacctcccaatTCCACCTCCGGTCCTCACTATACTCATCTGCCTCCTCATAACCCctacccacccccaaccccgacaacctcgccccgtttcccacccccgtccccagACCCGTACCAAAACCCAGACTCACAGGCgaaaccacctcctccccaccaacttGAATCTCTTCCATCAACCGTCCCGGCGGCAGCGGAaaccctcccaacaacccctgGCTATTGACGCTCCCCGTACTATTGGAcgctggagcaggagaaaTATATATACTGGGATGCACAGGCTTCATCCCCTTCACATCCCTTCCTGAGCTTCCCATTGACGACCCCGTCGGTGGTCTCAGCTGCGTAGGCGGTCGGAAACTTCTCCGTCCACTGCTCACAGTAACTGTTG
This window of the Podospora pseudoanserina strain CBS 124.78 chromosome 3, whole genome shotgun sequence genome carries:
- a CDS encoding hypothetical protein (EggNog:ENOG503P2AV; COG:S); the protein is MTCRIALLFGALFFALPSTAKNTELRKTTSRVPPVLAPNCRYVQIPLGNISADNVDFRRTRRNVDFNSPKDVTKFFSSCLDPQMYEDPDDNTTKLIVERNVTIHGILCRPERPVAAQDRRIHLMVHDATYDKSMWHGLGILEYSLADALASGLGGSYTLAIDLWGHGDSHGPTYPDPWQVLQPPFHVEVLHELAVRLRTNQHGLWMAFKNVTYVGHGFGAQLGSYLIEDFPNDVDAFVGTGLPTGSKMTPRPSEWMFAPAHSTDPKYQDQPLGYFTGAVTSFLDRRNILYGGIYDDDLAVLDFLSQDTITGGEACWSGSYLSSEWLGSAFSFKGQACIVAGEYDRIACADGPECKERLRGVCSKVFPDASSCKSNVLGSTGHAWMLHRIGVKLANSVRSASALGSSWGNLCSVIS
- a CDS encoding hypothetical protein (COG:S; EggNog:ENOG503NXIJ), producing MSRDELMMKPALESPPLPSSTPPPPPPPPTTGEKKLENGNSSTTSENDDGLEEVDLGVERGVGQEKWKRLLLWQPPRTRWDERNPPRFTVWINLLFGFAACFTVSNLYYNQAILNRIAESFSVSFERASVVATLMQAGYASGLLLICPLGDVFPRRPFILCLVLLTALLWIILCTTQSFTVFIVVSYICGATTVTPQLMLPLVGDLAPKERRASCLAVVVSGLGLGVLVARILGGVMANYTEWRGIYWFGLGVQFVVWMGLYFWMPDYPSKNPTALKGVTGYGKLLWGIVVLMVTEPLLCQASIVAFCLSAVFTSYWTTLSFLLSRPPYEYSSMVIGLFGLIGVVVILLAPVYSRFVIDKVMPLVSALMGLGLELAGVIVGTFTGGFTVAGPVIQAITIDLGSQFTQIGNRAAIYSLRPDAQNRVNTAYMVAAFSGQLTGTAVGNRLFAQGGWTWSGSCSIGLLVFAILVCLARGPKETGWVGWSGGWMIGRDDLPAKNSKNPPDEEAVLDKEDSDGRKGRQQM